In Candidatus Acetothermia bacterium, the following are encoded in one genomic region:
- a CDS encoding WD40 repeat domain-containing protein produces the protein MRVGLGVVGLVGLGALAWTGAGQGVVEAVIEGGYHYHALAVVAADAWAMARGRQVEVWGLDNPIAPRQTLRGPTAEVWSLAVSPDGRRLAAGDGDGAVTVWDLRTGEVIHRLRTQRFGLWTVAFSPDGVLLASGSHDSSIRLWDMNTGMEVGSLEGHQAWVRCVAFSWDGKLLASSSCDGYVLIWDVASGRLLERIRAGADGIYSLAFSPDASLLAWGNYEGQVKLYRREGWEEVRAFGPGEHSSIYAIAFSPDGKTIASGGFARKVQLWDVATGSLITEFQGHTDQIWGIAFFPDGKRLVTTAKDGTARVWRNAD, from the coding sequence GTGCGTGTAGGGCTCGGCGTTGTTGGGTTGGTGGGGCTAGGAGCGCTGGCGTGGACCGGGGCGGGGCAAGGGGTCGTAGAAGCGGTCATCGAGGGAGGGTACCACTACCATGCCTTGGCGGTCGTGGCCGCCGACGCGTGGGCGATGGCCCGGGGGCGGCAGGTGGAGGTGTGGGGCCTGGATAACCCCATCGCCCCACGTCAGACGTTGCGGGGACCGACGGCCGAGGTGTGGTCCCTTGCCGTCTCTCCGGATGGGCGACGCCTCGCCGCCGGCGACGGGGACGGGGCGGTGACGGTGTGGGACCTCCGAACCGGCGAGGTGATCCACCGGTTGCGCACGCAGCGGTTCGGGCTGTGGACGGTAGCGTTCTCCCCGGACGGGGTGCTCCTCGCCTCGGGCTCCCACGATTCCAGCATCCGGTTGTGGGACATGAACACGGGCATGGAGGTCGGCTCCCTGGAGGGGCACCAGGCCTGGGTACGGTGCGTCGCGTTTTCCTGGGATGGGAAGCTCCTCGCGTCGAGTTCCTGTGATGGCTACGTCCTGATCTGGGATGTGGCGAGCGGGCGGCTCTTGGAGCGCATCCGCGCCGGGGCTGACGGGATCTACTCCCTGGCCTTCTCCCCGGACGCGTCCCTTCTTGCCTGGGGGAACTACGAGGGGCAGGTCAAGCTGTACCGGAGGGAGGGTTGGGAGGAGGTGCGGGCCTTCGGGCCGGGCGAGCACAGCTCCATTTACGCCATCGCCTTCTCCCCGGACGGGAAGACGATCGCCTCCGGTGGGTTCGCGAGGAAGGTTCAACTTTGGGATGTGGCTACTGGATCCCTCATCACCGAGTTCCAGGGGCATACGGATCAGATTTGGGGGATCGCGTTCTTCCCTGATGGAAAGCGGCTGGTGACCACGGCCAAGGACGGGACGGCCCGGGTGTGGCGGAACGCGGACTGA
- a CDS encoding uracil-DNA glycosylase, with product MAERGLTDRDRALAGLVRRVVNCRSCPRLVAYREAVARAKRPMFRSETYWGRPVPGFGDPAAKLLILGLAPAAHGANRTGRMFTGDGPRGAGDFLMSALHRAGLASRPRSERGDDGLVLSGAYLTAVVRCAPPGNRPLREEIASCLPFLVEELGILGDVRAVLALGRVAFDGYLRALELMDVVVPRPRPRFAHGAIYELGEGLPVLVASYHPSRQNTQPGRLTAAMLDAVIASAHLRTT from the coding sequence GTGGCGGAACGCGGACTGACGGACCGGGATCGCGCGCTGGCGGGGTTGGTCCGGCGGGTGGTGAACTGTCGGTCGTGCCCCCGCCTCGTGGCCTACCGCGAGGCGGTGGCCCGTGCCAAGCGTCCCATGTTCCGGAGCGAGACCTATTGGGGACGTCCGGTCCCGGGTTTCGGCGATCCCGCGGCCAAGCTCCTCATCCTCGGCCTGGCCCCGGCCGCCCACGGCGCCAACCGCACCGGCCGCATGTTCACCGGGGACGGCCCCCGCGGGGCTGGGGATTTCCTGATGAGCGCCCTCCATCGGGCCGGGCTTGCCAGCCGGCCCCGTTCGGAACGCGGCGATGACGGGCTTGTCCTGTCTGGGGCCTACCTCACCGCGGTGGTCCGCTGCGCCCCACCGGGGAACCGCCCCCTCCGGGAGGAGATCGCAAGCTGCCTCCCGTTCCTCGTGGAGGAGCTCGGGATCCTCGGGGACGTGCGGGCGGTGCTGGCGTTAGGCCGGGTCGCGTTCGATGGGTATCTGCGGGCCTTGGAGTTGATGGACGTGGTGGTTCCTCGACCGCGCCCCCGGTTCGCCCATGGGGCCATCTATGAGCTTGGGGAGGGCCTCCCCGTGCTCGTCGCCTCGTACCATCCATCTCGCCAGAACACCCAGCCCGGCCGCCTCACCGCGGCGATGCTGGACGCCGTCATTGCCAGCGCTCACTTACGGACCACCTAG